A segment of the Superficieibacter sp. HKU1 genome:
AATCAGCCCGGCAAAACTTAGCGGCATCATTAGCCGTGAGGGGGAGGTTTGCATCCGGGTGGCGACGCTGAGCACCACCGGAATAAAAATGGCGACGACGCCCGTCGAGCTCATGAATGCCCCCAGGCAGGCGACGGTGAGCATCAGGTAGACCAGCATTTTGATTTCGCTGTTGCCAGCGACTTTGATTAGCCACGCCCCCATACTGGTCGCCACGCCGGTACGCACCAGCCCGTCGCCAATGATAAACAGGGCCGCAATCAGGATAACGTTCGGATCGCTGAAGCCGGAAAAGGCTTCTTCCGTCGTTAACGTGCCGCTCAGAATAAACGCCACGATCACCAGCAGCGCCACCGCATCCATGCGAATTTTACCCGTGGCGAACAGAATGATCGCCACCGCCAGAAGACAGAGAACCCAGATTAATTCACCGTTCACAACATATCCTTGTCAGCCCAGGGGAATTCTTATAGTGCCATAAAAAAGCCCCGCAGAAGCGGGGCTATATCATGAGATCAGGCGTTAATGCTTACCCTGACCGTACTATCGGGTTGTTTTTGCACGACAACGTTGGCAAGCGTGTTGAGATTAAAATCGACTTCATTCAGTCGTGGCATATCCTGGGGAACGTTTACCGCCATCACGCGACACCCGGCGGCCAGACCAGAAAGCACGCCAGCGGCAGCATCTTCCACCACCATGCACTCCTGGGGAGCCAGACCCAGCAGCTCAGCGCCGAGCAGATAGGCATCCGGCTCCGGCTTGCCGCGTTTCACGCGTTCGGCGGTGACAAACACCTCTGGCATCGGTAAACCCGCCGCTTTATGACGCGCATGGGCGACAGGAACGGAGCCTGAAGTCACAATGGCCCATGGAATATGATGTTGCTCAAGCGTCTTCAGCAGCTCCAGCGCCCCCGGTAACGCCACAATACCGTTAGTGTCGGTGGCTTCAATGCGCTCAAGAAGGGTAAATTCAGCAAGAATTTCTTCTTCCGGTCGTCCCGCCAGAAAGTGACGCAGGGAGGTGATCGCCTGCTTACCATGGATGTAATTCAGTATTTCATCATGGCTGATGCCAAACCGATCTGCCCACTGGCACCACGATCTTTCCACCACGGGAAGCGAATCGACCAGCGTCCCGTCCAGATCAAACAGAAATCCTTTGCACAGCACAGCACTCTCCCTCAGGCGTTGATGATTTGGTTAATCTCGTTGCTGCTCAAATGATACTGCCGCGGGCAGTTATGCCAGGCGCTCAGCATACGCTGATATTTTTCCCACATCGGAGTTTGCGCATTGAAACCGTGAGTTCCCGCGTCGAAATGGGTATAGCGGCCTTCGGTATTGACCATAAAACGGACGTAGCTGAGGTAGCGCGCTTCGGTCGCCGCATCAAAGCCGAGAAAGGTCACGCGACGCTCGTCGATGGTGTCCTGATCTTTGAGATTGTCCCAGGAGACGCGCAGCGCGTGGTACATCTCCATAATATCAATGATCGAGCGGCAGGTTTCTTCAGTGAGCTGGCCGAATTCACGATCCAGTTCGCGCATTTGCAAGCCG
Coding sequences within it:
- a CDS encoding YfbU family protein, translated to MEMTNAQRLILSNQYKMMTMLDPDNAERYRRLQTIIERGYGLQMRELDREFGQLTEETCRSIIDIMEMYHALRVSWDNLKDQDTIDERRVTFLGFDAATEARYLSYVRFMVNTEGRYTHFDAGTHGFNAQTPMWEKYQRMLSAWHNCPRQYHLSSNEINQIINA
- a CDS encoding sugar phosphatase; its protein translation is MLCKGFLFDLDGTLVDSLPVVERSWCQWADRFGISHDEILNYIHGKQAITSLRHFLAGRPEEEILAEFTLLERIEATDTNGIVALPGALELLKTLEQHHIPWAIVTSGSVPVAHARHKAAGLPMPEVFVTAERVKRGKPEPDAYLLGAELLGLAPQECMVVEDAAAGVLSGLAAGCRVMAVNVPQDMPRLNEVDFNLNTLANVVVQKQPDSTVRVSINA